The following DNA comes from Chloroflexota bacterium.
ATTCCCTCGAACACACCCGCGCCGACGCTGGTTGCCATCGCGCTGCCAACTTTGCCGGTCACGACTGCGCCAACGAGTTCGTCTGCCGCTCCACCAGCGCTCTCGCCGATTGCTCTCGCCGGCGGCGCGCTTGCGCTCGTCGTGTTTTCCGCCGCGGGCGGATTCGTGCTGGGATATTGGTCGGAGAATCGCAAGCGCGGCGCGAGTGACGCATTACCCAAGCGCGCGATTGAATTATCACCCAGTTTCTTTGCCGGACTGGGCGCGGGACTTGGATTCGCGGCGCTCGTCCTGATCGTGCTTTCACTGTTCCGTTGACGCGTGCGCGATGATTCGTTTCGACAACGACAGCCACCGCGATTTTTTTCACGGTGGCTGTTTGCATTTCAGAGATGATTGCGTAAAATAGGCGCGTCAAGGTGGCGGGCAAGCAAGTACGCTGTATACAGGTAAACACGTATACAGGTAGACAAGCGAACTTGTTTACCTGTTTTCTTGTTTACTTGTGTATCGGGGTTGTAAATGGTCATCGGCACGGTCGCACGGCTCGATAACGTAACTCAATATTTTGGCGGACAACTCGTCTTTGAAAAATTGTCGTGGGAAGTGTACCACGACGCGCGCGTCGGCTTGGTCGGTCCGAACGGCGCGGGCAAGTCCACGATTTTGAAAATGCTCGCCGGCGTGGACGAGCCGAAAGCGGGCGGTGTGTTTATCACGCGCGGCGTGCGCGTCGGCTATTTGCCGCAAGAACCGGAATTCGATCTGACGCACACCGTCATCGTCGAGGCGCTCGACGCGTCGCCGACGCTTGCCGCGCTCGAACGCGAGATGGAGCGCCTCAACGCGCAAATGGGCGATCCCGCGATTTACAACGACGAGCGCAAATTGCAGCGCGTGCTCGACGCGCATCAACGCGCGGTCGCCGAGTTCGAGGACATGGGCGGATTGAACTTTGACAATCGCGTGCGCGCGACATTGCGCGGGCTGGGTTTCGAAGAAGCCGATTTCAATTTGCCGATTGCCGCGTTGAGCGGCGGACAGAAAAAACTGGTCGGCTTGGCGAAACTGTTGATCGAGCAACCGGAACTCTTGTTGCTCGACGAGCCGGACAATCATCTCGATCTCAACGGCAAAGCGTTTCTCGAAAAACTGATCGCGGATTATCCGGGCGCGGTCGTCATCGTTTCGCACGACCGCTACTTGCTCGACATTGTCGCGGAAGAAATCGCGGAACTCGAAGACGGTGTGCTGTCGCATTACGTCGGCAACTATTCCGAGTATGCGTTCGAAAAGAAACAACGTCTGCTCAAACAGCAACAGATGTTTGAGATTCAGCAGAGCGAGGTCAAGCGGCTCGAATTTTCGATTCGGCGTTTGATGGGCTGGGGCGCGGGGCAGAATGAAAAATTTGTGCGCCGCGCGCGCTCGATGCAAAAGCGGCTCGACAAAATGGACAAGGTGGACAAGCCGCGCCTCGAACGCAAGACGATGGGGCTGGCGCTCTCGGCGAAACAGCGCGGGAGCAATCGCTCCATCGAGATCAGCGGAGTGTCCAAGTCGTTCGATGGCGTCCCCGTTTTGCGCGAGACGAATTTGACCGTGTGGCATCGCGAACGCGTGGGACTCATCGGCGCGAACGGCGCGGGCAAGACCGTGTTGTTTCGGTGCATCCTGGGTACGGAAATGCCGGACGAGGGGACGATTCAAATCGGACCGAGCACGACGGTGGCGTATTACGCGCAGGAGCATCAAACGCTGAACTATGATGCGACGCTCGGCGACGAATTGCGCGGCGCGCGTCCGATGGTGGATCGCGAGTTGTTCGGTTTGCTCGGACGTTTTTTGTTTACGATGGACGACGCCAAGAAAAAAATCAGCCAACTGTCCGGCGGTGAAAAGGCGCGCGTCCAAGTGGCAAAGTTGATGTTGCGCGGCGCGAATTTCTTGTTGCTCGACGAACCGACGAACAATCTCGACATTCGTTCATCCGAAATCCTCGAAGCCGCGCTCGACGATTACGACGGTACGGTGCTCGTGATCTCGCACGACCGCTATTTTCTCGACAATGTAGTAAATCGCATCGTCGAACTAGACGATGGCACGCTCACCGAGTACCTGGGTAATTTCACGTACTATGTCGAGGAAAAAGCGCGGCGCGCGCGCGGCGAGTTTTCGTACGTGTCCCCAGAGGACGAAGAAGAGGAAGAGGAGTACGAAACGAAAACGCGTGCGCAACGCCAAGCGCGCAAAAGATAGGCAAAGAAAAACCGTCGCGAGGGAGCGGCGGTTTTTGGTTGGGAGTCCAGGTGTACTTGCGAATGTTCAGGTGTTGCCTTTTTCCTCGTCGTCAATATCTGCCGGTGGATGCTCTCCCATTGCGTACAATACGCGTCGCAAGTTGATGAGTTCCTGGCGATTCAAGTGTAACGCTTGAATCGTCGCGCGTCCTGTGGGCGTCAGTCCGACAATGAGTGTAAAGTCATCATTCCATGTAAAATGGTCGTGCCAACGTTGTTGTCGTGGATGATAGAGTGGAACGAGGTTACTCATACTGGGTCGCGCGCTTCTGTCTTGGTATACTTGTGGCTATTACAGCCCTGACATGCCAGCGCAAGGTTATCAAGCGCCGTTTCTCCGCCCACATCGCGTGGAAGGATATGGTCGGCGGAGAAAGAGTGTGTCGCAAAACGCGCTTGGCTTGTGCAATATTCACAACAACCGTGTGCGCGTTCAAGCAGGGTCTGTTTTTGTTCGGCAGAGATGCGTTGGTCAGACATAGGCAGGCGGCTGAATTCCCAACTCTTGCATTAGAGTGGTCAACGATGTTCCGCGCAAGCGCGCGAGTTCTGCCAAATTTTCGATCCGCCGGACTTCTAATTGTTCAACTTGCTGGGTCAGCTGGAGCAGTTCTGTATGCTCGTTAGATGTCAGTGTTTCGGCTTCGCGTTTTGCAATTAGTGTGTCGTACCGTTCTTGAATATCAGATGAGATACCCTCATTGATTTTGAGTAGTAATTCGGATTCAGCGCGTGGCAGACCTGGCGCCTGACGCTTGGCGCGCAATGCGATGACCTGAAAGACAAACTGCTC
Coding sequences within:
- a CDS encoding ABC-F family ATP-binding cassette domain-containing protein, translating into MVIGTVARLDNVTQYFGGQLVFEKLSWEVYHDARVGLVGPNGAGKSTILKMLAGVDEPKAGGVFITRGVRVGYLPQEPEFDLTHTVIVEALDASPTLAALEREMERLNAQMGDPAIYNDERKLQRVLDAHQRAVAEFEDMGGLNFDNRVRATLRGLGFEEADFNLPIAALSGGQKKLVGLAKLLIEQPELLLLDEPDNHLDLNGKAFLEKLIADYPGAVVIVSHDRYLLDIVAEEIAELEDGVLSHYVGNYSEYAFEKKQRLLKQQQMFEIQQSEVKRLEFSIRRLMGWGAGQNEKFVRRARSMQKRLDKMDKVDKPRLERKTMGLALSAKQRGSNRSIEISGVSKSFDGVPVLRETNLTVWHRERVGLIGANGAGKTVLFRCILGTEMPDEGTIQIGPSTTVAYYAQEHQTLNYDATLGDELRGARPMVDRELFGLLGRFLFTMDDAKKKISQLSGGEKARVQVAKLMLRGANFLLLDEPTNNLDIRSSEILEAALDDYDGTVLVISHDRYFLDNVVNRIVELDDGTLTEYLGNFTYYVEEKARRARGEFSYVSPEDEEEEEEYETKTRAQRQARKR
- a CDS encoding STAS/SEC14 domain-containing protein codes for the protein MPVVQVEAQVPTDELLKAVGQLNQPDLEQFVFQVIALRAKRQAPGLPRAESELLLKINEGISSDIQERYDTLIAKREAETLTSNEHTELLQLTQQVEQLEVRRIENLAELARLRGTSLTTLMQELGIQPPAYV